The Pseudobacteroides sp. nucleotide sequence ATAGCTTGGCAGGCAGCTTTTTTAAGCCTGATGTCATCACATAAGCCAAGATAGCTGTTTGATGCCATCATCACTATTTGTCTGCCGTCAATAACTGTTTTTGAGCCTTGGGCAGCTTCAAGGTAACGCATTTCTCTGTATAATCCCTTGTTTTTAATCTCATCTAAGTCTTCTTTAAAGTCATACATTTGCTACCATCTTTTCTATATGTATTGTTTTCTCAAAAACAGGCCTTAGCTCTCCCAAACACTTGTTTTCAACATCAATTCCTTTAATCCTAGGAACAACTCCAATAACCGGCACGTCTGTCAGCTTACTTATGGTGTCAATATTATTTTGTTCCATGAGACTTCCTTGAAAGCCGCTGAAAACTATTCCCTCTACCGGTATTCCTGTGTTCTTCGCAAAGGCCAGTGTGAGAAGTGTATGGTTTATTGTCCCGAGAGAAGTCTTTGCAACCAGGATACACCCAGTTCCAAGCTCTTTTATCAGTTGGTACTGCATATATCCTTCATCTGATAAAGGCACAGCCAATCCGCCGCACCCCTCAACTATAATATAATCATAATCTTTGATCAGCTCCTTATATCTATTTAGAATAATTTGCTTTTCTATGGGGCGGTCTTCTTTCTTAGATGCCAGATGAGGAGAAACAGGACTTTTATATCTATAGGGGTTTATTCTATCATCTGCTTCATCAAATACTGATGCCTCTTTTACAAAAGATACATCATAAGAAGCAAATCCACTTGGAGCATTTGCCCCTCCGCTTGAAACAGGTTTAAAGTAGCATGCATTATATCCTTTAGACCGCAGTAAGTACATCAATCCCGCACAGACCACTGTCTTACCCACATCAGTACCTGTCCCTATAACAAATAATCCCTTAAATTTTTTCATGACTCAAGCCCTATGCTCCTGATCATTTCCAAATCATCGGTAATTTTGTTTCCTGTAGTTGTTAGGTAATTTCCAACCATCATGGCATTAATACCAGCCTTAAAGCCTTGAGCCTGCTGTTTGCCCAATGATATGCGACCTCCTGCATATCTGATGTCGGCATAGGGCATTATAAGTCTAAAAAAGGATATGGTCCTAAGTATCTCTACAGGCTGAAGTCCTTCGATGTTTTCTAACGGAGTCCCCTTAACCGGATTTAGTATGTTTAACGGTATTGACTTTATTCCCAGCTCCCTTATTTCAAATGCCATTTTTATTCGCTGCTCCAAGCTTTCACCCATACCGACAATACCGCCGCAGCAGACCTCCAAGCCGGCCTCCATAGCATTTTTTACCGTGACTATCCTGTCGTTATATGTATGGGTGTCACATATTTTACAATAATATTCCCTGCATGTCTCGATGTTGTGGTGATACATTAAAAGCCCAGCCTGTTTGAGCAGGATTGCCTGCTTATATGTTATGCTTCCTAATGAAGCACACAGCTTAAGCCCTGTCTCTTTCTTTAATACCCTCAATATTTCGAGTATCTTTTGAAAATCAATTTCTTCCAAGCTGCCTCCGCTTGTTACGATTGAAAAACAATTAACACCTTCTTTTTCGTTTTCCTTTGCCATTTCAAGGACATCTTCAATACCTATCAAAGGATAGCTTTGGATATGGGTATTATAATGTGCTGACTGTGCACAGTATTTGCAATTCTCCGAGCAGCTTCCTGATTTAGCATTTATAATGGAGCATAAATCAACCTTATATCCCTTGTGTTCCTTGCAAATCCTATCTGCCAGAGAAAATAACTCGT carries:
- the bioD gene encoding dethiobiotin synthase; this translates as MKKFKGLFVIGTGTDVGKTVVCAGLMYLLRSKGYNACYFKPVSSGGANAPSGFASYDVSFVKEASVFDEADDRINPYRYKSPVSPHLASKKEDRPIEKQIILNRYKELIKDYDYIIVEGCGGLAVPLSDEGYMQYQLIKELGTGCILVAKTSLGTINHTLLTLAFAKNTGIPVEGIVFSGFQGSLMEQNNIDTISKLTDVPVIGVVPRIKGIDVENKCLGELRPVFEKTIHIEKMVANV
- the bioB gene encoding biotin synthase BioB produces the protein MNSLLFRIENKLKRGCIITYEEAVNLMESEVSDDELFSLADRICKEHKGYKVDLCSIINAKSGSCSENCKYCAQSAHYNTHIQSYPLIGIEDVLEMAKENEKEGVNCFSIVTSGGSLEEIDFQKILEILRVLKKETGLKLCASLGSITYKQAILLKQAGLLMYHHNIETCREYYCKICDTHTYNDRIVTVKNAMEAGLEVCCGGIVGMGESLEQRIKMAFEIRELGIKSIPLNILNPVKGTPLENIEGLQPVEILRTISFFRLIMPYADIRYAGGRISLGKQQAQGFKAGINAMMVGNYLTTTGNKITDDLEMIRSIGLES